From the Cervus elaphus chromosome 20, mCerEla1.1, whole genome shotgun sequence genome, one window contains:
- the LOC122676737 gene encoding basic proline-rich protein-like: protein MTPRGVGGWGTQCPLSLPHPARAPPVPLPQAQPQSTRSVRGRGWLRPRRRRPGLPESWPLPPARQAPGPPPRTPREHGGGRGSQGTDRREEPPRPGLARPAPLAPSGAGSGSPPLTHPPGPAPPPPPPPPPPSSRPWLLLRLYAATVAVAASRAAAAEPPERARTQHAGPAPKLRPAPSSRRRQGFGPAFPAAFRSPLKGDAQEGGGSAKNAAGEEWGASAFSLGWVGGGGEGSRKRNEKRFEDSGGEEFWREYDKY from the coding sequence ATGACACCTCGGGGAGTTGGAGGGTGGGGGACACAATGTCCTCTTTCTCTCCCACACCCGGCCCGGGCCCCTCCCGTCCCTCTCCCGCAGGCCCAGCCACAGTCGACCCGCTCGGTCCGCGGGCGTGGTTGGCTCCGgccccggcggcggcggccgggccTCCCCGAGTCCTGGCCCCTCCCGCCGGCCAGGCAGGCCCCCGGGCCGCCGCCCCGGACACCAAGGGAACAcggaggaggaagggggagccAGGGGACTGACCGGCGAGAGGAGCCGCCTCGGCCCGGACTCGCCCGACCCGCGCCCCTCGCTCCCTCGGGGGCCGGCTCCGGCTCCCCGCCCCTCACTCACCCCCCCGGTCCGgcacctcctccacctcctcctcctcctcctccctcctctcggCCGTGGCTCCTGCTCCGGCTCTACGCGGCGACGGTGGCGGTAGCGGCCTCGAGAGCAGCGGCGGCGGAGCCTCCAGAACGCGCACGCACGCAGCacgcaggccccgcccccaagCTCCGCCCCGCCCCTTCGAGTCGGCGTCGGCAAGGTTTCGGCCCCGCCTTCCCCGCGGCTTTCCGGAGTCCGCTTAAAGGGGACGCTCAGGAAGGAGGTGGAAGCGCTAAGAACGCCGCGGGGGAGGAGTGGGGAGCTTCGGCTTTTAGCTTGGGCTGGgttggcgggggcggggagggaagcCGGAAACGAAATGAGAAACGGTTCGAAGATTCAGGAGGAGAAGAATTTTGGAGGGAATACGACAAGTACTAA